A part of Pectobacterium cacticida genomic DNA contains:
- the trkA gene encoding Trk system potassium transporter TrkA — MKIIILGAGQVGGTLAENLAGENNDITVVDTDANRLRQLQDKFDLRVVTGYASHPRVLREAGAEDADMLVAVTNSDETNMVACQIAYSLFKTPNRIARIRAAEYIRESEQLFLPEAVPIDHLISPEQLVIDNIYKLIEYPGALQVVNFAEGKVCLVAVNAYYGGPLVGNALTSLREHIPHVDTRVAAIFRHDRPIRPQGSTIIEAGDEVFFVAASQHIRAVMSELQRLEKPYKRIMIVGGGNVGAGLALRLEKDYSIKLIERDADRAVELAELLQNTVIFHGDASDQELLAEEHIEQIDVFIAITNDDEANIMSAMLAKRMGAKKVMVLIQRQAYVDLVQGSVIDVAISPQQATISALLSHVRKADIVNVSSLRRGVAEAIEAIAHGDEGTSKVVGRMIDEIKLPPGTTIGAIVRGDDVIIANTNSKIEQGDHLIMFLADKKFVPDVERLFQPSPFFL, encoded by the coding sequence ATGAAAATTATCATCCTTGGCGCGGGTCAGGTCGGTGGAACACTGGCGGAAAATCTAGCCGGTGAAAACAATGACATCACTGTCGTTGATACTGATGCGAACCGGTTACGCCAGCTTCAGGATAAGTTTGATCTGCGCGTCGTTACGGGCTATGCCTCTCACCCGCGGGTACTACGTGAAGCGGGAGCGGAAGATGCAGATATGTTAGTCGCCGTTACCAATTCAGATGAAACGAATATGGTAGCGTGCCAGATTGCTTATTCTCTTTTCAAAACCCCAAATCGAATTGCGCGGATTCGTGCCGCTGAATACATCCGAGAATCAGAACAGCTATTTTTGCCTGAGGCCGTTCCCATCGATCACCTTATCTCTCCAGAACAGCTAGTAATCGACAATATTTATAAACTGATCGAATATCCTGGGGCGCTTCAGGTCGTCAATTTCGCCGAAGGCAAAGTATGCTTGGTCGCCGTTAATGCTTATTATGGCGGCCCACTGGTCGGAAACGCGCTTACCTCTCTACGCGAACACATTCCTCATGTGGATACCCGTGTTGCTGCCATTTTCCGCCACGATCGCCCTATCCGCCCGCAGGGTTCAACAATTATCGAAGCCGGTGACGAGGTGTTCTTCGTTGCCGCTTCTCAACACATACGCGCAGTAATGAGTGAATTGCAACGACTTGAGAAACCTTATAAGAGAATTATGATCGTCGGTGGGGGAAATGTCGGTGCAGGTTTAGCCCTACGATTAGAAAAAGATTACAGTATCAAATTGATAGAGAGAGATGCCGATCGCGCTGTAGAACTAGCAGAACTTTTGCAAAACACCGTTATATTTCATGGCGATGCGTCAGACCAGGAGCTCCTCGCCGAGGAGCATATTGAACAGATCGATGTTTTCATCGCCATTACCAATGATGATGAAGCAAATATTATGTCAGCGATGCTAGCTAAGCGGATGGGGGCAAAAAAAGTGATGGTACTCATCCAACGTCAGGCTTATGTAGATCTGGTTCAGGGTAGCGTCATTGATGTCGCTATCTCTCCGCAACAGGCCACTATTTCTGCGCTACTTAGCCATGTCCGCAAGGCAGATATTGTTAACGTGTCTTCTTTACGCCGCGGTGTTGCCGAGGCCATCGAGGCTATCGCCCACGGCGACGAGGGTACATCAAAAGTTGTCGGAAGAATGATTGACGAGATCAAACTTCCCCCCGGAACGACTATCGGCGCAATTGTACGTGGCGATGATGTCATTATTGCCAATACAAATAGCAAAATTGAGCAAGGCGACCATCTTATTATGTTCTTAGCCGACAAGAAATTTGTGCCTGATGTTGAACGACTATTTCAACCTAGCCCCTTCTTCTTGTAA
- a CDS encoding DNA-directed RNA polymerase subunit alpha — MQGSVTEFLKPRLVDIEQVSSTHAKVTLEPLERGFGHTLGNALRRILLSSMPGCAVTEVEIDGVLHEYSTKEGVQEDILEILLNLKGLAVRVQGKDEIILTLNKSGIGPVTAADIIHDGDVEIVKPQHLICHLTDENASISMRIKVQRGRGYVPASARIHTEEDERPIGRLLVDACYSPVERIAYNVEAARVEQRTDLDKLVIEMETNGTIDPEEAIRRAATILAEQLEAFVDLRDVRQPEVKEEKPEFDPILLRPVDDLELTVRSANCLKAEAIHYIGDLVQRTEVELLKTPNLGKKSLTEIKDVLASRGLSLGMRLENWPPASIADE, encoded by the coding sequence ATGCAGGGTTCTGTGACAGAGTTTCTAAAACCGCGCCTGGTTGATATCGAGCAAGTCAGTTCGACGCACGCCAAGGTGACCCTTGAGCCATTAGAGCGAGGTTTCGGCCACACTCTTGGCAACGCACTGCGCCGTATTCTGCTTTCATCCATGCCTGGTTGCGCGGTGACCGAGGTTGAGATTGATGGTGTACTGCATGAGTACAGCACCAAAGAAGGCGTACAGGAAGATATCCTGGAAATCCTGCTCAACCTGAAAGGGCTGGCGGTGAGAGTTCAAGGTAAAGACGAAATTATTCTTACCTTGAATAAATCTGGCATTGGCCCTGTGACTGCAGCCGACATTATCCATGATGGTGATGTCGAAATCGTCAAGCCGCAGCACTTAATTTGCCATCTGACTGATGAAAATGCATCTATTAGTATGCGTATAAAGGTTCAGCGTGGTCGTGGTTATGTGCCGGCGTCTGCCCGTATTCATACGGAAGAAGATGAGCGCCCAATTGGTCGTCTGTTAGTTGATGCCTGCTACAGCCCCGTAGAGCGTATAGCCTACAATGTTGAAGCGGCTCGCGTAGAACAGCGTACTGATTTGGATAAGCTGGTCATCGAAATGGAAACCAATGGTACGATTGATCCTGAAGAGGCAATCCGCCGTGCGGCTACCATCCTGGCTGAACAACTGGAAGCTTTTGTTGACCTACGCGATGTTCGTCAGCCAGAGGTGAAAGAAGAGAAACCAGAGTTCGATCCGATTCTGCTGCGCCCTGTTGACGATCTGGAATTGACTGTCCGCTCTGCTAACTGCCTTAAGGCAGAAGCTATCCACTACATCGGTGATCTGGTGCAGCGTACCGAGGTTGAGTTACTTAAAACACCTAACCTGGGTAAAAAATCTCTTACAGAGATTAAAGATGTACTGGCTTCCCGTGGTCTGTCTCTGGGTATGCGCCTGGAAAATTGGCCGCCGGCAAGTATTGCTGATGAGTAA
- a CDS encoding DUF1992 domain-containing protein, with product MWLIDELVEKHIRKAQDDGVFDNLPGTGSPLILDDDSGVPQELRIAYRLLKNAGYLPVELQERKDALQLADFLRTISCDSSKYEEVSRRLRMLEFSLQQKGINTDFLYQEYKTQLNKKL from the coding sequence ATGTGGTTGATTGATGAGTTAGTTGAAAAACATATTCGTAAGGCTCAGGATGACGGTGTTTTTGACAACCTTCCTGGAACCGGTAGCCCTTTAATTCTTGATGACGATAGCGGTGTACCGCAGGAGCTAAGAATCGCCTATCGGTTACTCAAGAATGCTGGTTATTTGCCTGTAGAACTTCAAGAAAGGAAAGATGCCTTACAACTAGCTGACTTTCTTAGAACGATATCCTGCGATTCCTCTAAGTATGAGGAAGTATCTCGGCGCTTGCGCATGCTGGAATTTAGCTTGCAGCAGAAAGGGATCAATACTGACTTTCTCTATCAGGAATATAAAACACAGCTTAATAAAAAGCTCTAG
- the rpsD gene encoding 30S ribosomal protein S4, whose amino-acid sequence MARYLGPKLKLSRREGTDLFLKSGVRAIDSKCKIEQAPGQHGARKPRLSDYGVQLREKQKVRRMYGVLERQFRNYYKEAARLKGNTGANLLQLLEGRLDNVVYRMGFGATRAEARQMVSHKAIMVNGRVVSIASYQVFPNDVVSIREKAKKQSRVKAALELAEQREKPTWLEVDAAKMEGVFKRIPERTDLSADINEHLIVELYSK is encoded by the coding sequence ATGGCAAGATATTTGGGTCCTAAGCTCAAGCTGAGCCGTCGTGAAGGCACCGACCTGTTCCTCAAGTCCGGTGTTCGTGCGATCGATTCCAAGTGTAAAATTGAACAAGCTCCTGGTCAGCATGGCGCACGTAAACCGCGTTTATCTGACTATGGTGTTCAGTTGCGTGAAAAGCAGAAGGTTCGCCGTATGTACGGTGTTCTAGAGCGCCAGTTCCGCAACTATTATAAAGAAGCCGCGCGACTGAAAGGCAATACAGGTGCAAACCTGTTGCAACTGCTGGAAGGTCGCTTGGATAACGTAGTCTACCGTATGGGTTTTGGCGCCACTCGTGCTGAAGCACGTCAGATGGTAAGCCATAAAGCAATTATGGTTAACGGCCGCGTTGTTAGCATCGCTTCTTATCAGGTATTCCCGAATGACGTAGTCAGCATCCGTGAGAAAGCGAAGAAGCAGTCTCGCGTAAAAGCCGCTCTGGAGCTGGCTGAACAGCGTGAAAAGCCAACTTGGCTGGAAGTTGATGCTGCCAAGATGGAAGGTGTGTTCAAACGTATTCCTGAACGTACCGATCTGTCTGCGGACATTAATGAACACCTGATCGTCGAGCTTTACTCCAAGTAA
- the def gene encoding peptide deformylase — MSVLQILHFPDERLRITAQPVKEVNAEIQRIVDDMFDTMYEEEGIGLAATQVDIHQRIIVIDVSEERNQRLVLINPELIEKSGDTGIEEGCLSIPETRALVPRAEHVRVRALDREGKEFELEASDLLAICIQHEMDHLVGKLFIDYLSPLKRQRIRQKLEKMAKQNSRAR, encoded by the coding sequence ATGTCAGTTTTACAGATATTACATTTTCCAGACGAGCGGCTTCGCATCACTGCGCAACCCGTAAAAGAAGTTAATGCAGAGATTCAACGTATCGTGGATGATATGTTCGATACCATGTACGAAGAAGAGGGTATCGGTTTGGCTGCAACACAAGTTGATATTCATCAGCGTATTATCGTGATTGACGTCTCTGAAGAACGAAATCAACGGTTGGTGTTGATCAATCCCGAACTGATTGAAAAGAGTGGCGATACTGGCATTGAAGAAGGTTGTTTGTCGATTCCTGAAACACGTGCGCTGGTTCCTCGCGCAGAGCACGTCAGGGTGCGAGCATTGGATCGTGAAGGTAAAGAGTTTGAGCTCGAGGCAAGCGACCTACTGGCCATTTGTATTCAGCATGAAATGGACCATTTGGTTGGAAAACTCTTTATCGATTACCTTTCCCCGCTTAAACGCCAGCGCATTCGTCAAAAGTTAGAAAAAATGGCTAAGCAGAATAGCCGTGCCCGATAA
- a CDS encoding DUF494 family protein, whose translation MFDVLMYLFESYIQNETEIRVDQDTLTDDLTRAGFHRNDIYSALSWLEKLADIQEGQTAPLYLANDPLAMRIYTRDEELRLDADCRGFLLFLEQIQVLSLETREMIIERVMALETQEFDLEDLKWVILMVLFNVPGCENAYQQMEELLFEVNDGYVQ comes from the coding sequence ATGTTCGACGTACTCATGTACTTGTTTGAGAGCTACATCCAAAATGAAACTGAAATACGTGTCGATCAGGATACGTTAACTGATGACCTCACCCGAGCTGGATTTCATCGTAACGATATCTATAGTGCGCTGAGCTGGCTGGAAAAATTGGCCGATATTCAGGAGGGGCAGACTGCCCCGCTTTATCTTGCTAACGATCCTCTGGCTATGCGGATCTATACACGGGATGAAGAGCTGCGTCTTGATGCGGATTGTCGAGGCTTTTTATTATTCCTTGAGCAAATTCAGGTTCTGAGTCTTGAAACTCGGGAAATGATTATTGAACGCGTCATGGCGTTGGAAACGCAGGAATTTGATCTTGAAGATCTGAAGTGGGTTATTCTCATGGTGCTTTTCAATGTCCCAGGGTGTGAAAATGCCTATCAGCAAATGGAAGAATTACTCTTCGAGGTCAATGACGGTTATGTGCAATAG
- the dprA gene encoding DNA-protecting protein DprA, giving the protein MLSTEIWLRMTAVRHLSAGRARAIVRRLVDVNTFDNESLSTLGLSDTQIAQFHSYDRKSLGKTLEWLSYPNHHLVTCEDALYPFLLSNIRDFPLLLFVSGSPELLASPQIAIIGSRGSSAYGERWGRFFAQELAANDLTVTSGLAIGIDGIAHRAALDAEGGTIAVLGSGLENIYPKRHAKLAERICDDGGALVSEFPLSMPPFPTNFPRRNRIISGLGMGVLVIEASIRSGSLVTARYALEQGREVFALPGPIGNPMTEGTHWLIQQGASLVAHPKDILEQLGGGLQWLPMQSEQTFSTEEEDDELPFADVLANVGDEVTPVDVVAERVGQPVPEIVVKLLELELAGWIAAVPGGYVRLRRAGHVRRTHVLV; this is encoded by the coding sequence ATGCTATCAACGGAAATTTGGCTACGTATGACGGCCGTAAGGCATCTGAGCGCCGGGCGGGCTCGGGCTATTGTCAGAAGGCTTGTTGATGTAAACACGTTCGATAATGAGAGTCTGAGCACATTAGGTTTGTCTGATACTCAAATCGCACAATTCCATTCCTATGATCGTAAGAGCTTGGGAAAAACACTCGAGTGGTTGTCTTATCCCAATCATCATCTCGTGACGTGCGAGGATGCTCTGTATCCCTTTCTGTTGAGCAATATTCGCGATTTTCCGCTGTTGCTTTTTGTGTCTGGCTCTCCTGAGTTATTGGCATCGCCGCAAATAGCAATTATTGGTAGCCGAGGCAGCAGTGCTTACGGAGAACGCTGGGGACGATTTTTTGCTCAAGAACTTGCTGCCAATGACCTTACAGTGACAAGCGGGCTGGCAATTGGCATTGATGGTATTGCTCATCGTGCGGCTTTGGATGCAGAAGGGGGAACTATCGCTGTGTTGGGAAGTGGGCTGGAGAATATTTATCCTAAGCGGCACGCTAAGCTTGCAGAACGTATTTGTGACGATGGCGGTGCGCTGGTCTCAGAGTTTCCCCTCTCGATGCCCCCTTTCCCAACCAACTTTCCCAGAAGAAATCGCATCATTAGCGGATTAGGTATGGGAGTTCTGGTTATTGAGGCTTCGATTCGCAGCGGGTCGCTAGTCACAGCGCGTTATGCGTTAGAGCAAGGTCGGGAGGTTTTTGCTCTGCCAGGGCCAATCGGTAATCCTATGACAGAGGGAACACACTGGTTAATCCAACAAGGCGCTAGTCTGGTGGCACATCCGAAGGATATTCTTGAACAGTTAGGTGGTGGGTTACAGTGGTTACCGATGCAGAGCGAACAAACTTTTTCTACCGAAGAAGAGGATGACGAATTGCCATTTGCCGACGTGTTGGCTAACGTAGGGGATGAGGTTACACCTGTTGACGTCGTCGCTGAACGTGTCGGCCAACCTGTGCCAGAGATAGTTGTTAAGTTACTTGAACTGGAGTTAGCAGGGTGGATCGCTGCAGTACCCGGCGGCTATGTCCGATTGAGGAGAGCTGGCCATGTTCGACGTACTCATGTACTTGTTTGA
- the mscL gene encoding large-conductance mechanosensitive channel protein MscL has protein sequence MSIIKEFREFAMRGNVVDLAVGVIIGAAFGKIVSSLVSDIIMPPLGLLIGGVDFKQFSLILRDAEGDIPAVVMNYGVFIQNIFDFIIVAFAIFMAIKLMNKLRRKQEDAPDAPPKPSAEEKLLSEIRDLLKEQQSKP, from the coding sequence ATGAGCATCATTAAAGAATTTAGAGAATTTGCCATGCGTGGCAACGTTGTCGATTTAGCTGTGGGGGTCATTATTGGCGCAGCTTTTGGAAAAATTGTCTCTTCGCTGGTATCAGATATTATTATGCCACCACTCGGACTTCTGATAGGCGGTGTTGATTTTAAACAATTCAGCCTAATTCTTCGTGACGCAGAGGGCGACATTCCCGCTGTTGTCATGAACTATGGCGTTTTCATTCAAAATATATTTGATTTTATCATTGTCGCATTTGCCATTTTCATGGCAATAAAACTAATGAATAAGTTACGGCGTAAACAAGAAGATGCGCCTGATGCACCACCAAAGCCTAGTGCCGAAGAGAAATTGTTGTCTGAAATTCGCGACTTGCTAAAAGAACAGCAGTCTAAACCGTAA
- the rsmB gene encoding 16S rRNA (cytosine(967)-C(5))-methyltransferase RsmB, with translation MKSSYNLRSIAAKVVGQVLDQGQSLSALLPVYQRQVSEKDRALLQELCFGVLRVLPQLEWCIQQLMAKPLTGKQRTLHYLIMVGIYQLHYTRIPPHASLAETVEGAVALKRPQLKGLINGVLRQFQRQQEELIQREATHSSHYLHPNWLLARIEQAYPHQWQDIVEADNQRPPMWLRVNRLHHTREAYLNLLAQEGIEAFPHTVFTDAVRLASPCTVDQLPGFSQGWATVQDASAQGCIYWLDPQDGEHILDLCAAPGGKTTHILEAAPQSHVLAVDIDETRLGRVKENLLRLNMHAEVKQGDGRYPDLWCKGRMFDRILLDAPCSATGVIRRHPDIKWLRRDRDIEELVALQKEISDAIWPHLKVGGTMVYATCSILPQENAQQVADFLTRHVDATLVDTGTRELPGIQMLPHADGGDGFFYAKLVKN, from the coding sequence ATGAAAAGCTCATACAATCTACGCAGTATTGCCGCAAAAGTGGTGGGACAGGTTCTGGATCAGGGACAATCACTTAGTGCCTTATTACCTGTTTATCAGCGTCAAGTCTCCGAGAAAGATCGCGCGCTTTTACAAGAGCTTTGCTTTGGCGTATTGCGCGTTTTACCCCAGTTGGAGTGGTGTATTCAGCAGCTGATGGCAAAACCCCTGACGGGCAAACAACGCACGCTGCATTACCTCATTATGGTCGGCATTTACCAACTGCACTATACGCGAATCCCACCACATGCGAGTCTGGCAGAGACGGTAGAAGGTGCCGTTGCGCTAAAACGGCCACAGCTTAAAGGGCTGATAAATGGCGTATTGCGTCAATTTCAGCGCCAACAGGAAGAACTCATTCAGCGTGAGGCAACTCACTCATCTCACTACCTGCATCCAAACTGGCTGCTGGCACGCATTGAGCAAGCCTATCCTCATCAATGGCAAGACATCGTTGAGGCGGATAATCAACGTCCTCCGATGTGGTTACGCGTAAATCGGTTACACCATACACGGGAAGCCTACTTAAATTTACTGGCACAAGAGGGAATTGAGGCATTCCCTCATACTGTTTTCACTGATGCAGTACGGCTTGCTTCTCCTTGTACCGTCGATCAATTACCAGGATTTTCACAAGGATGGGCGACGGTGCAGGATGCATCGGCTCAAGGTTGCATCTATTGGCTCGATCCACAAGATGGCGAGCATATCCTCGACCTCTGCGCCGCACCTGGAGGTAAAACGACGCACATTTTAGAAGCTGCGCCACAATCTCACGTACTCGCTGTCGATATTGATGAAACCCGTTTAGGTCGCGTAAAAGAAAATTTACTTCGATTGAACATGCATGCAGAAGTGAAACAGGGCGATGGGCGTTACCCCGATTTGTGGTGTAAAGGGCGTATGTTTGACCGTATTCTGTTGGATGCCCCTTGTTCCGCCACTGGCGTGATTCGTCGTCATCCAGATATTAAATGGTTGCGCCGGGACAGAGATATCGAGGAACTGGTTGCGCTGCAAAAAGAGATTTCTGACGCCATCTGGCCACATCTCAAAGTAGGCGGAACGATGGTCTACGCGACTTGCTCCATTCTGCCACAAGAAAATGCCCAACAAGTTGCTGATTTCCTGACTCGCCATGTCGATGCAACACTGGTTGATACGGGAACACGCGAACTGCCAGGCATACAGATGCTGCCTCATGCTGATGGTGGCGATGGTTTCTTTTATGCGAAGCTGGTAAAAAACTGA
- the rpsK gene encoding 30S ribosomal protein S11, producing MAKAPIRARKRVRKQVSDGVAHVHASFNNTIVTITDRQGNALGWATAGGSGFRGSRKSTPFAAQVAAERCAEAVKEYGIKNLEVMVKGPGPGRESTIRALNAAGFRITNITDVTPIPHNGCRPPKKRRV from the coding sequence ATGGCAAAGGCACCTATTCGTGCACGTAAACGTGTAAGAAAGCAAGTCTCTGACGGTGTGGCTCATGTCCATGCTTCTTTCAACAATACCATCGTAACTATTACCGATCGTCAGGGTAATGCGTTGGGTTGGGCAACTGCCGGTGGTTCCGGTTTCCGTGGTTCTCGTAAATCTACGCCGTTCGCTGCTCAGGTAGCTGCAGAACGTTGCGCAGAGGCCGTGAAAGAATACGGTATTAAGAACCTGGAAGTTATGGTTAAAGGACCTGGTCCAGGTCGTGAGTCTACTATCCGCGCATTGAACGCGGCTGGTTTTCGCATCACTAATATTACTGATGTGACTCCGATCCCTCATAACGGTTGTCGTCCGCCGAAAAAGCGTCGCGTATAA
- the tsaC gene encoding L-threonylcarbamoyladenylate synthase type 1 TsaC, translating to MCVPNELMMSVLQELHNEQVIAYPTEAVFGLGCDPDSEVAVNRLLALKQRPWQKGLILVAADFSQLAPYIDDSVLSDEQKAMMFSTWPGPVTWVLPAKRTTPQWLTGRFSSLAVRVSDHSLVKELCRHYGKPLVSTSANLSGQPPCRTALEVSQQFGDDFPVLVGDVGGRMNPSEIRDVLTGELIRQG from the coding sequence ATGTGTGTGCCTAATGAATTAATGATGTCCGTCTTGCAGGAATTACATAACGAGCAGGTTATTGCGTATCCAACTGAAGCAGTATTCGGGTTGGGATGCGATCCTGATAGTGAAGTGGCGGTTAATCGTCTGCTGGCCTTAAAACAACGCCCCTGGCAAAAGGGGCTGATCCTGGTTGCGGCAGATTTTAGCCAATTGGCTCCTTATATTGATGACAGCGTGTTATCTGACGAGCAGAAGGCGATGATGTTTTCCACATGGCCTGGGCCGGTTACTTGGGTATTACCTGCAAAACGCACGACCCCTCAATGGTTAACGGGGCGATTTTCTTCGCTTGCAGTGCGCGTTAGTGACCACTCGTTAGTTAAAGAATTGTGTCGTCATTACGGTAAACCGTTGGTGTCGACCAGCGCCAATTTAAGTGGTCAGCCTCCTTGTCGCACGGCTCTTGAAGTTTCTCAACAGTTTGGTGATGATTTTCCTGTGCTAGTTGGGGATGTCGGAGGACGAATGAACCCGTCGGAAATCAGGGATGTTTTAACAGGCGAACTTATTCGTCAGGGGTAG
- a CDS encoding DNA topoisomerase family protein — translation MAKPALFAEKKQEICPDCGAVLVIRSGRNGPFLGCSTYPECEFIRPLKAQVDGHIVKVLDGQQCPLCQSTLVLRQGRYGMFIGCSNYPECRHTEAIDRPDETAIRCPQCNVGTLLQRKSRYGKVFHSCDRYPDCQFTLNHKPVAGECPSCHYTLLVEKKTAQGTRLFCASKLCGKPIAAEIDKNE, via the coding sequence ATGGCTAAACCTGCATTGTTTGCTGAAAAAAAACAGGAAATCTGTCCAGACTGTGGGGCGGTTTTGGTTATCCGTTCTGGTCGGAATGGCCCATTCTTAGGCTGCTCTACTTATCCAGAATGCGAATTCATTCGCCCACTGAAAGCGCAAGTTGATGGACATATCGTCAAAGTGTTGGATGGGCAGCAGTGCCCGCTTTGTCAGTCGACATTGGTACTAAGGCAAGGCCGTTATGGGATGTTCATCGGCTGTAGCAATTACCCTGAATGTCGTCACACCGAGGCGATTGATCGCCCTGATGAAACGGCGATTCGATGTCCACAGTGTAATGTAGGAACGTTGTTACAGCGTAAATCTCGCTATGGCAAGGTGTTTCATTCCTGCGATCGCTATCCCGATTGCCAGTTTACGTTAAACCATAAGCCGGTAGCGGGTGAATGTCCTTCTTGCCATTACACTTTATTGGTTGAGAAAAAAACGGCACAAGGCACCAGGCTATTTTGTGCCAGTAAATTATGTGGAAAACCTATAGCGGCAGAAATTGACAAGAATGAGTAA
- the fmt gene encoding methionyl-tRNA formyltransferase: MSDSLRIIFAGTPDFAARHLDALLSSVHEIVGVFTQPDRPAGRGNKLTPSPVKVLADQHNIPVFQPNSLRPAENQAMVQALDADVMVVVAYGLILPQPVLSMPRLGCINVHGSLLPLWRGAAPIQRALWAGDSETGVTIMQMDVGLDTGAMLHKLACPILPQDTSATLYDKLAELGPRGLLETLEQLADGSAVAEKQNDALATYADKLSKEEARLNWQLPAEQLERCIRAFNPWPVSYFVVDELPVKVWKAEVIAKAHGSQPGTIIQADKQGIQVATANGILNIKELQPAGKKIMGAQDLLNSRREWFVPGNTLD; the protein is encoded by the coding sequence GTGTCTGATTCTTTACGTATCATCTTTGCTGGCACCCCGGATTTTGCAGCGCGTCACCTTGACGCGCTTTTATCATCAGTGCATGAGATCGTCGGCGTTTTTACACAGCCCGACCGACCAGCAGGTAGAGGCAACAAGCTCACCCCCAGTCCGGTAAAAGTACTGGCAGATCAACATAACATTCCCGTTTTTCAGCCTAACTCTCTGCGACCAGCAGAAAATCAGGCGATGGTTCAGGCGTTAGATGCCGATGTTATGGTCGTTGTCGCCTACGGCTTAATTCTGCCGCAACCCGTATTATCGATGCCTCGTCTTGGCTGTATTAATGTCCACGGTTCCCTATTGCCCCTCTGGCGCGGCGCCGCTCCCATTCAGCGTGCGTTGTGGGCTGGAGATAGCGAAACGGGAGTGACAATCATGCAAATGGATGTCGGGCTGGATACTGGCGCCATGCTGCACAAACTTGCGTGCCCCATCCTGCCACAGGATACCAGCGCCACGTTGTACGATAAACTTGCTGAACTGGGGCCACGTGGCCTATTGGAAACGCTGGAACAGCTTGCTGACGGCAGCGCTGTTGCTGAAAAACAAAATGACGCTCTTGCCACCTATGCAGACAAACTTAGCAAAGAAGAAGCTCGTCTCAACTGGCAGTTACCTGCAGAGCAGCTTGAGCGCTGTATTCGTGCTTTTAATCCTTGGCCAGTCAGCTATTTCGTCGTCGATGAACTGCCAGTGAAAGTGTGGAAAGCTGAGGTCATAGCCAAAGCCCATGGCTCACAGCCAGGTACAATCATACAGGCAGACAAGCAAGGCATTCAGGTAGCAACAGCCAATGGCATCTTGAATATTAAGGAATTGCAGCCTGCAGGCAAAAAAATCATGGGCGCGCAGGACTTGCTTAACTCACGTCGTGAGTGGTTCGTTCCCGGTAATACTCTGGACTAA
- a CDS encoding alternative ribosome-rescue factor A, with protein MTTYRHRRGKIQDNVIEALLHDPLFRQRIEVNEKGKGSYRRKEKHIKKGDWEARGKQSNDCLPLAFPLLTR; from the coding sequence ATGACCACCTATCGTCATAGACGCGGAAAAATTCAGGACAACGTCATTGAAGCGTTGCTGCATGATCCACTGTTTCGTCAACGTATCGAAGTAAATGAAAAAGGGAAAGGAAGTTATCGCAGAAAAGAAAAGCATATTAAGAAAGGAGATTGGGAGGCCAGAGGTAAGCAATCAAATGATTGTTTACCTCTGGCCTTTCCGCTTCTTACGCGATGA
- the rplQ gene encoding 50S ribosomal protein L17, giving the protein MRHRKSGRQLNRNSSHRQAMFRNMASSLVRHEIIKTTLPKAKELRRVVEPLITLAKTDSVANRRLAFARTRDNEIVAKLFNELGPRFASRAGGYTRIMKCGFRAGDNAPMAYIELVDRSASQTEEVAAAE; this is encoded by the coding sequence ATGCGCCATCGTAAGAGTGGTCGTCAACTGAACCGTAATAGCAGCCATCGTCAGGCTATGTTCCGTAACATGGCTAGTTCTTTGGTTCGTCATGAAATCATCAAGACGACCCTGCCGAAAGCGAAAGAGCTGCGTCGCGTTGTTGAACCGCTGATTACTCTTGCCAAGACCGATAGTGTTGCTAATCGTCGTCTGGCATTCGCCCGTACTCGTGATAACGAGATTGTGGCAAAATTGTTTAATGAACTGGGCCCGCGTTTCGCGAGCCGTGCTGGTGGCTACACTCGTATTATGAAGTGTGGTTTCCGTGCAGGTGATAACGCGCCGATGGCATACATCGAGCTAGTTGATCGCTCAGCTTCACAGACAGAAGAAGTGGCTGCTGCAGAGTAA